A section of the Salminus brasiliensis chromosome 10, fSalBra1.hap2, whole genome shotgun sequence genome encodes:
- the col10a1a gene encoding collagen, type X, alpha 1a, translating into MDLRVASILSLLVALVAAHGERYVVKKVMKAPQYQPYSVKGHVVPVAGEPGAPGEPGPAGPPGPPGPQGETGEGVPGPQGPPGPPGPAGYSVAGKPGTPGGPGKPGIPGAPGPKGEPGASGPQGARGAPGPSGSPGPAGLSASGKPGPAGLPGAMGPRGETGLKGHPGLPGTPGQKGERGVGIQGPQGERGPSGPAGATGAPGQPGVGKPGKPGYPGEPGKSGTPGRDGAPGSVGPQGPKGHTGAPGVGISGKPGENGAPGLPGPTGPKGPQGATGAPGTPGVPGYGKPGANGLKGDTGPAGSPGTTGQKGEPGARGATGYTGATGSMGPAGPQGARGFQGERGAPGDKGDTGPMGPQGIKGHKGEQGPQGIEGKQGYTGATGPQGPRGATGATGSKGDTGATGATGAPGVTGPVGPKGVTGHTGPVGETGPAGAPGARGPAGPSGPSGAPGAKGHPGLPGPPGPAGLTAKGIPGPQGPPGLPGSDGAPGVSGPPGPPGPPGPPGEVMFEKAGTPAEIMVPYVKTPMSAFTVATVTPYPPAGSPIKFDQIVYNAEHHYDPETGLFTCQVPGIYYFSYSMHVNGANALVALYKNNEPIMFTYDEYNKGFLDQMSGSTVLQLNEQDTVYIQIPDDEANGVFAADNVHCSFSGFLIAST; encoded by the exons ATGGACCTACGAGTAGCGAGCATACTGTCCCTCCTGGTGGCCCTGGTTGCCGCCCACGGCGAGAGATATGTTGTGAAGAAGGTGATGAAGGCACCTCAGTACCAGCCGTACTCAGTGAAAGGCCATG TTGTTCCAGTAGCAGGAGAGCCAGGTGCCCCAGGTGAGCCAGgccctgctggaccccctggACCCCCTGGACCACAAGGCGAGACCGGTGAAGGAGTGCCAGGACCTCAGGGACCACCCGGGCCTCCTGGACCTGCTGGCTATTCTGTAGCTGGTAAACCAGGCACTCCAGGTGGACCAGGCAAACCAGGTATACCAGGTGCTCCTGGACCTAAGGGAGAGCCTGGTGCATCTGGTCCTCAGGGAGCAAGGGGCGCACCTGGACCTTCCGGCAGCCCTGGGCCTGCCGGTTTATCTGCTTCTGGCAAACCTGGACCAGCTGGGTTGCCTGGAGCAATGGGACCAAGAGGAGAGACAGGTCTTAAGGGACACCCAGGTCTACCTGGAACCCCAGGACAGAAAGGAGAGAGGGGTGTTGGCATTCAGGGGCCTCAAGGTGAGAGGGGTCCATCTGGACCTGCGGGAGCTACAGGGGCACCTGGCCAGCCTGGTGTAGGTAAACCAGGCAAACCTGGATACCCAGGTGAGCCAGGTAAGTCAGGCACACCTGGTCGTGATGGGGCACCAGGCTCTGTGGGACCACAAGGACCAAAAGGCCACACCGGAGCTCCTGGAGTAGGAATTTCAGGCAAACCTGGTGAAAATGGTGCTCCAGGTTTGCCTGGTCCTACCGGCCCTAAAGGTCCTCAGGGAGCAACTGGAGCACCTGGTACTCCTGGTGTTCCAGGTTATGGCAAACCCGGTGCCAATGGTCTGAAAGGTGATACAGGCCCAGCAGGTAGCCCTGGTACTACAGGTCAGAAAGGTGAGCCAGGTGCTAGGGGAGCCACTGGATATACAGGTGCAACTGGTTCCATGGGCCCAGCTGGTCCTCAGGGTGCAAGAGGTTTCCAAGGTGAGAGGGGAGCTCCAGGTGATAAGGGTGACACTGGTCCAATGGGGCCTCAGGGCATTAAGGGACATAAGGGAGAACAGGGCCCACAAGGTATTGAGGGAAAACAGGGTTACACAGGTGCAACTGGCCCACAAGGCCCAAGGGGAGCTACAGGTGCTACAGGAAGCAAGGGAGATACTGGTGCCACTGGTGCCACAGGAGCTCCAGGTGTAACTGGGCCTGTTGGACCCAAGGGTGTTACAGGACACACTGGCCCAGTTGGTGAGACAGGACCTGCCGGTGCCCCAGGCGCAAGAGGCCCTGCTGGCCCCTCTGGTCCATCCGGTGCACCAGGTGCTAAAGGTCACCCTGGTCTTCCTGGGCCACCTGGCCCAGCAGGTCTCACTGCTAAAGGAATTCCTGGACCTCAGGGTCCTCCTGGACTTCCTGGATCTGATGGAGCTCCTGGTGTGTCTGGACCACCTGGTCCTCCTGGCCCACCTGGTCCTCCTGGCGAGGTTATGTTTGAGAAAGCCGGAACCCCCGCTGAAATCATGGTCCCTTATGTCAAGACCCCTATGTCTGCATTTACCGTTGCAACTGTGACACCCTATCCTCCAGCTGGTAGCCCCATTAAGTTTGATCAGATCGTTTACAACGCAGAGCACCACTATGATCCCGAGACAGGTCTCTTCACCTGCCAGGTTCCAGGAATCTATTACTTCTCCTACAGCATGCATGTGAACGGAGCTAACGCTTTGGTGGCACTGTACAAGAACAATGAGCCCATTATGTTCACTTACGATGAGTACAACAAGGGATTCCTGGACCAGATGTCTGGCAGCACTGTCCTTCAGCTTAATGAGCAGGACACTGTTTACATTCAGATCCCTGATGATGAGGCTAACGGTGTCTTTGCTGCCGACAACGTCCACTGCTCCTTCAGTGGCTTCCTGATTGCCTCAACGTGA